The proteins below are encoded in one region of Puntigrus tetrazona isolate hp1 chromosome 5, ASM1883169v1, whole genome shotgun sequence:
- the sfrp1a gene encoding secreted frizzled-related protein 1a, with protein MKSLASLLLWRIIILITPMVSLGQTSEYVYEMWNPSGRIYDKPPQCVDIPDDLKLCHGVGYNQMMLPNLLEHETMAEVKQQAGSWVPLVHKNCHPGTQVFLCSLFAPVCLERPIYPCRWLCENVRDGCTPIMEAFGFPWPEMLTFEKFPQDEVCISAPNATEASKPTGFSPVCPPCDNEMKTDVILEHMCASEFAIKTKIKEVKRENTDRRVILQKKKKIIKLGPLKKKDLKKLILYLKNGADCPCMQLENLGNTYLIMGRKVDKQYLLTGIHKWDKSSKEFKKTMKKLKSHKCPAYENVFK; from the exons ATGAAGTCTCTTGCATCTTTGTTGCTTTGGAGGATCATCATCTTGATAACGCCAATGGTCTCTTTGGGCCAGACATCCGAGTATGTGTATGAAATGTGGAACCCTAGCGGCCGTATCTACGACAAGCCTCCTCAGTGTGTGGACATCCCAGATGACCTGAAGCTTTGTCACGGAGTAGGCTACAACCAGATGATGCTGCCCAACTTGCTGGAGCACGAGACTATGGCTGAAGTCAAGCAGCAGGCTGGGAGCTGGGTGCCCCTGGTGCACAAGAACTGCCACCCGGGCACTCAGGTGTTCCTGTGCTCCCTTTTTGCGCCCGTGTGCTTAGAAAGGCCCATCTACCCATGCCGCTGGCTCTGTGAAAATGTGCGTGATGGCTGCACTCCCATAATGGAAGCGTTTGGGTTCCCCTGGCCTGAGATGCTCACTTTCGAGAAGTTTCCGCAAGATGAAGTGTGCATCAGTGCGCCCAATGCCACAGAGGCCTCCAAGCCCACTG GGTTCTCTCCAGTTTGCCCTCCTTGtgacaatgaaatgaaaacggATGTGATTCTGGAGCACATGTGCGCCAGTGAATTTG CCATAAAGACCAAGATCAAGGAGGTCAAACGGGAGAACACGGATCGCAGGGTGATcctgcagaagaagaaaaaaattataaagctGGGCCCTTTGAAAAAGAAGGACTTGAAAAAACTCATTCTGTACCTGAAGAACGGAGCCGACTGCCCCTGCATGCAGCTAGAAAATCTCGGAAACACATACCTTATCATGGGACGCAAGGTGGACAAACAGTATCTTCTCACTGGCATTCACAAGTGGGACAAATCCAGCAAGGAGTTCAAAAAGACcatgaaaaaactcaaaagccaCAAGTGCCCTGCCTATGAGAACGTCTTCAAATAA